Proteins co-encoded in one Sebastes fasciatus isolate fSebFas1 chromosome 11, fSebFas1.pri, whole genome shotgun sequence genomic window:
- the LOC141777367 gene encoding 7-alpha-hydroxycholest-4-en-3-one 12-alpha-hydroxylase-like — MGMLLPILLGFLAALIGGLYLLGVFRQRRPGEPPLDKGLIPWLGHVLEFRRNTSKFLERMKQKHGDVFTIQLAGFYITFIQDPLSFGSLVKESREKLDFNKFAKHLVRMVFGYTGIEGDHDILQMSSNKHLKGDGLEVMAQAMRSNLQNLMLHNIDSAEDQRTWMEDGLFMYSYNIVFRAGYLSLFGNEPHESEGSEEKAKEKDRAESEALFHVFRKYDQLFPKLAYGVLPPRERLEAGRLLRCFWNTLSMQKMKVKDNISGWVWDIQRTKEEMGMKESMIDRYMFVLLWASQGNTGPSAFWLLLFLMKHPEAMTAVKSEVDKVLKEFKQEVKHGGPLINLTREMLMKTPILDSAVEETLRLTTAPLLTRAVLQDMTFKMADGREYFIRKGDRMAAFPYMAVQVDPEIHPDPQSFKYDRFLNPNGSKKTDFYKAGKKVKYYNMPWGAGVSMCPGRFFATNELKQFVFLMLVYFEFELKNPDEKIPEIDLRRWGFGSMQPDRDVQFRHRLRY; from the coding sequence ATGGGAATGCTGCTGCCGATCCTTCTTGGCTTTCTTGCCGCTCTGATTGGAGGGCTGTACCTCCTCGGGGTGTTTAGACAGCGGCGACCAGGAGAACCCCCTCTGGATAAGGGGCTCATCCCTTGGCTTGGTCATGTTTTAGAGTTTCGCAGAAACACCAGTAAGTTCCTAGAGAGGATGAAGCAAAAGCATGGCGATGTGTTCACAATACAGCTGGCAGGATTTTACATCACCTTTATTCAGGACCCTCTGTCGTTTGGGTCACTTGTTAAGGAGAGCCGAGAAAAACTGGACTTCAACAAGTTTGCTAAGCATTTGGTGCGCATGGTGTTTGGTTACACAGGCATAGAGGGGGATCACGACATTCTCCAGATGTCCAGCAACAAGCACCTCAAGGGGGACGGCCTAGAGGTAATGGCACAAGCCATGAGGAGTAATTTGCAGAACCTCATGCTGCACAACATCGACTCGGCTGAAGACCAAAGAACTTGGATGGAGGACGGACTGTTTATGTACAGCTACAATATTGTTTTCAGGGCTGGCTACCTGTCTCTGTTTGGCAATGAGCCACATGAGTCAGAAGGGAGTGAGGAGAAAGccaaagagaaagacagagctGAATCAGAAGCCTTATTTCACGTGTTTCGCAAATATGACCAACTCTTTCCGAAACTGGCTTATGGGGTCCTGCCACCAAGGGAGAGGCTGGAAGCAGGCAGGCTATTGAGGTGCTTCTGGAACACTCTTTCAATGCAGAAGATGAAGGTCAAGGACAACATCAGCGGCTGGGTGTGGGACATCCAGCGGACCAAAGAGGAGATGGGTATGAAGGAGTCAATGATAGACAGGTACATGTTTGTGCTTCTTTGGGCCTCTCAGGGCAACACAGGACCTTCTGCATTCtggctgctcctcttcctcatgaaACACCCAGAAGCCATGACAGCAGTGAAGTCAGAGGTCGATAAAGTTCTGAAGGAATTTAAGCAAGAAGTCAAACATGGTGGCCCTTTAATCAACCTGACCCGTGAAATGCTGATGAAAACACCGATCCTGGACAGCGCTGTAGAAGAGACCCTCCGACTCACCACTGCACCTCTCCTCACCAGAGCAGTGCTTCAGGATATGACTTTCAAGATGGCTGATGGTCGTGAATACTTCATTCGCAAGGGTGACAGAATGGCAGCGTTTCCTTACATGGCCGTTCAAGTCGACCCAGAGATCCACCCCGACCCACAGTCATTCAAATATGACCGCTTTCTCAATCCAAACGGGAGCAAGAAAACTGATTTTTACAAGGCAGGGAAGAAGGTGAAATATTACAACATGCCCTGGGGTGCTGGAGTCTCCATGTGTCCTGGGCGTTTCTTTGCCACCAACGAGCTCAAGCAGTTTGTTTTCCTCATGTTGGTTTATTTTGAGTTTGAGCTGAAGAATCCCGATGAGAAGATACCTGAAATTGACCTCAGGCGATGGGGCTTTGGATCCATGCAACCTGACAGAGACGTTCAGTTTCGACACAGACTCAGatattaa
- the LOC141777368 gene encoding 5-beta-cholestane-3-alpha,7-alpha-diol 12-alpha-hydroxylase-like — MGMLLPILLGFLAALIGGLYLLGVFRQRRPGEPPLDKGLIPWLGHVLEFRRNTRKFLERMKQKHGDVFTIQLGGFYITFIQDPLSFGSLVKESREKLDFHKFALHIVRRVFGYTAIEGDAHIRHMASNKHLKGDGLEVMTQAMMSNLQTLMLHNIDSAEDQRTWMEDGLFMYSYNIVFRAGYLSLFGNEPHESEGSEEKAKEKDRAESEALFHVFRKYDQLFPKLAYGVLPPRERLEAGRLLRYFWNTLSMQKMKVKDNISGWVWDIQRAKEEMGMKESMIDRYMFVLLWASQGNTGPSAFWLLLFLMKHPEAMTAVKSEVDKVLKEFKQEVKHGGPLINLTREMLMKTPILDSAVEETLRLTAAPLLTRAVLQDMTFKMADGREYFIREGDRMALFPYMAVQVDPEIHPDPQSFKYDRFLNPNGSKKTDFYKAGKKVKYYNMPWGAGVSMCPGRFFATNELKQFVFLMLVYFEFELKNPDEKIPEIDLRRWGFGSMQPDRDVQFRHRLRY; from the coding sequence ATGGGAATGCTGCTGCCGATCCTTCTTGGCTTTCTTGCCGCTCTGATTGGAGGGCTGTACCTCCTCGGGGTGTTTAGACAGCGGCGACCAGGAGAACCCCCTCTGGATAAGGGGCTCATCCCTTGGCTTGGTCATGTTTTAGAGTTTCGCAGGAACACCCGTAAGTTCCTAGAGAGGATGAAGCAAAAGCATGGCGATGTGTTCACAATACAGCTGGGAGGGTTTTACATCACCTTTATTCAGGACCCTCTGTCGTTTGGGTCACTTGTTAAGGAGAGCCGAGAAAAACTGGACTTCCACAAGTTTGCTTTGCATATCGTGCGCAGGGTGTTTGGTTACACAGCCATAGAGGGGGACGCCCACATTCGACATATGGCCAGCAACAAGCACCTCAAGGGAGACGGCCTAGAGGTAATGACACAAGCCATGATGAGTAACTTGCAGACCCTCATGCTGCACAACATCGACTCGGCTGAAGACCAAAGAACTTGGATGGAGGACGGACTGTTTATGTACAGCTACAATATTGTTTTCAGGGCTGGCTACCTGTCTCTGTTTGGCAATGAGCCACATGAGTCAGAAGGGAGTGAGGAGAAAGccaaagagaaagacagagctGAATCAGAAGCCTTATTTCACGTGTTTCGCAAATATGACCAACTCTTTCCGAAACTGGCTTATGGGGTCCTGCCACCAAGGGAGAGGCTGGAAGCAGGCAGGCTATTGAGGTACTTCTGGAACACTCTTTCAATGCAGAAGATGAAGGTCAAGGACAACATCAGCGGCTGGGTGTGGGACATCCAGCGGGCCAAAGAGGAGATGGGTATGAAGGAGTCAATGATAGACAGGTACATGTTTGTGCTTCTTTGGGCCTCTCAGGGCAACACAGGACCTTCTGCATTCtggctgctcctcttcctcatgaaACACCCAGAAGCCATGACAGCAGTGAAGTCAGAGGTCGATAAAGTTCTGAAGGAATTTAAGCAAGAAGTCAAACATGGTGGCCCTTTAATCAACCTGACCCGTGAAATGCTGATGAAAACACCGATCCTGGACAGCGCTGTAGAAGAGACCCTCCGACTCACCGCTGCACCTCTCCTCACCAGAGCAGTGCTTCAGGATATGACTTTCAAGATGGCTGATGGTCGTGAATACTTCATTCGCGAGGGTGACAGAATGGCATTGTTTCCTTACATGGCCGTTCAAGTCGACCCAGAGATCCACCCCGACCCACAGTCATTCAAATATGACCGCTTTCTCAATCCAAACGGGAGCAAGAAAACTGATTTTTACAAGGCAGGGAAGAAGGTGAAATATTACAACATGCCCTGGGGTGCTGGAGTCTCCATGTGTCCTGGGCGTTTCTTTGCCACCAACGAGCTCAAGCAGTTTGTTTTCCTCATGTTGGTTTATTTTGAGTTTGAGCTGAAGAATCCCGATGAGAAGATACCTGAAATTGACCTCAGGCGATGGGGCTTTGGATCCATGCAACCTGACAGAGACGTTCAGTTTCGACACAGACTCAGatattaa
- the LOC141777374 gene encoding 7-alpha-hydroxycholest-4-en-3-one 12-alpha-hydroxylase-like yields MGMLLPILLGFLAALIGGLYLLGVFRQRRPGEPPLDKGLIPWLGHVLEFRRNTSKFLERMKQKHGDVFTIQLAGFYITFIQDPLSFGSLVKESREKLDFHKFAKHLVRMVFGYTGIEGDHDILQMSSNKHLKGDGLEVMTQAMMSNLQNLMLHNIDSAEDQRTWMEDGLFMYSYNIVFRAGYLSLFGNEPHESEGSEEKAKEKDRAESEALFHVFRKYDQLFPKLAYGVLPPRERLEAGRLLRCFWNTLSMQKMKVKDNISGWVWDIQQTKEEMGMKESMIDRYMFVLLWASQGNTGPSAFWLLLFLMKHPEAMTAVKSEVDKVLKEFKQEVKHGGPLINLTREMLMKTPILDSAVEETLRLTAAPLLTRAVLQDMTFKMADGREYFIRKGDRMALFPYMAVQVDPEIHPDPQSFKYDRFLNPNGSKKTDFYKAGKKVKYYNMPWGAGVSMCPGRFFATNELKQFVFLMLVYFEFELKNPDEKIPEIDLRRWGFGSMQPDRDVQFRHRLRY; encoded by the coding sequence ATGGGAATGCTGCTGCCGATCCTTCTTGGCTTTCTTGCCGCTCTGATTGGAGGGCTGTACCTCCTCGGGGTGTTTAGACAGCGGCGACCAGGAGAACCCCCTCTGGATAAGGGGCTCATCCCTTGGCTTGGTCATGTTTTAGAGTTTCGCAGAAACACCAGTAAGTTCCTAGAGAGGATGAAGCAAAAGCATGGCGATGTGTTCACAATACAGCTGGCAGGATTTTACATCACCTTTATTCAGGACCCTCTGTCGTTTGGGTCACTTGTTAAGGAGAGCCGAGAAAAACTGGACTTCCACAAGTTTGCTAAGCATTTGGTGCGCATGGTGTTTGGTTACACAGGCATAGAGGGGGATCACGACATTCTCCAGATGTCCAGCAACAAGCACCTCAAGGGGGACGGCCTAGAGGTAATGACACAAGCCATGATGAGTAATTTGCAGAACCTCATGCTGCACAACATCGACTCGGCTGAAGACCAAAGAACTTGGATGGAGGACGGACTGTTTATGTACAGCTACAATATTGTTTTCAGGGCTGGCTACCTGTCTCTGTTTGGCAATGAGCCACATGAGTCAGAAGGGAGTGAGGAGAAAGccaaagagaaagacagagctGAATCAGAAGCCTTATTTCACGTGTTTCGCAAATATGACCAACTCTTTCCGAAACTGGCTTATGGGGTCCTGCCACCAAGGGAGAGGCTGGAAGCAGGCAGGCTATTGAGGTGCTTCTGGAACACTCTTTCAATGCAGAAGATGAAGGTCAAGGACAACATCAGCGGCTGGGTGTGGGACATCCAGCAGACCAAAGAGGAGATGGGTATGAAGGAGTCAATGATAGACAGGTACATGTTTGTGCTTCTTTGGGCCTCTCAGGGCAACACAGGACCTTCTGCATTCtggctgctcctcttcctcatgaaACACCCAGAAGCCATGACAGCAGTGAAGTCAGAGGTCGATAAAGTTCTGAAGGAATTTAAGCAAGAAGTCAAACATGGTGGCCCTTTAATCAACCTGACCCGTGAAATGCTGATGAAAACACCGATCCTGGACAGCGCTGTAGAAGAGACCCTCCGACTCACCGCTGCACCTCTCCTCACCAGAGCAGTGCTTCAGGATATGACTTTCAAGATGGCTGATGGTCGTGAATACTTCATTCGCAAGGGTGACAGAATGGCATTGTTTCCTTACATGGCCGTTCAAGTCGACCCAGAGATCCACCCCGACCCACAGTCATTCAAATATGACCGCTTTCTCAATCCAAACGGGAGCAAGAAAACTGATTTTTACAAGGCAGGGAAGAAGGTGAAATATTACAACATGCCCTGGGGTGCTGGAGTCTCCATGTGTCCTGGGCGTTTCTTTGCCACCAACGAGCTCAAGCAGTTTGTTTTCCTCATGTTGGTTTATTTTGAGTTTGAGCTGAAGAATCCCGATGAGAAGATACCTGAAATTGACCTCAGGCGATGGGGCTTTGGATCCATGCAACCTGACAGAGACGTTCAGTTTCGACACAGACTCAGatattaa